In one Pseudomonas sp. SG20056 genomic region, the following are encoded:
- the hutG gene encoding formimidoylglutamase encodes MHADRNSMDLWQGRVDPEADSPRWHQRIQPLTPDSQPGVALLGFASDEGVRRNHGRVGAVNGPLVMRKALANLAWHRQGPAYDAGDVLCADGDLESAQARLAHNVCALLDAGHLPVVLGGGHEVAFGSWQGIAEHLAGGTPRIGIINFDAHFDLRDPAHAHSSGTPFAQIAEQCAARGWPFAYACLGVSRASNTRALFQRAAELNVLVREDREIREGSLPSLSAELQAFIAGCDAIYLTIDIDVLPACEAPGVSAPAARGVPLALLEPLLETVRDSGKLRLADLAELNPEYDIDARTAKVAARLIHLLTLTG; translated from the coding sequence ATGCACGCTGATCGCAACTCCATGGACCTCTGGCAAGGCCGCGTCGACCCGGAAGCCGACAGCCCGCGCTGGCACCAACGCATTCAGCCGCTGACTCCGGACAGCCAGCCCGGCGTCGCCTTGCTCGGTTTCGCCAGCGACGAAGGTGTGCGGCGCAATCATGGTCGCGTTGGCGCTGTGAATGGGCCGCTGGTCATGCGCAAGGCGTTGGCCAACCTGGCTTGGCATCGCCAGGGCCCGGCCTATGATGCCGGTGATGTGCTGTGCGCCGATGGCGATCTGGAAAGCGCCCAGGCGCGCCTAGCTCATAACGTCTGCGCACTGCTGGATGCCGGGCATCTGCCGGTCGTTCTAGGTGGAGGTCACGAGGTGGCTTTCGGCAGCTGGCAGGGCATCGCTGAGCACTTAGCTGGCGGCACGCCTCGCATTGGCATTATCAATTTCGACGCGCATTTCGACCTGCGCGACCCGGCCCATGCCCATTCCTCCGGCACGCCGTTCGCGCAGATCGCCGAGCAGTGCGCCGCCCGTGGCTGGCCGTTCGCCTATGCCTGCCTCGGCGTCAGCCGCGCCAGCAACACCCGCGCTTTGTTCCAGCGCGCCGCCGAATTGAACGTGCTGGTACGCGAAGACCGCGAGATTCGCGAAGGCAGTTTGCCGTCGCTTAGTGCCGAGTTACAGGCCTTTATCGCCGGTTGCGACGCGATCTACCTGACCATCGATATCGACGTGCTGCCTGCCTGCGAAGCCCCCGGCGTCAGCGCCCCGGCAGCGCGTGGCGTGCCGCTGGCGCTGCTTGAACCGCTGCTGGAAACCGTGCGCGACAGCGGCAAGTTGCGCCTGGCTGATCTGGCCGAACTTAACCCCGAATACGACATCGACGCGCGCACCGCCAAGGTTGCGGCGCGGCTGATCCACCTGTTGACCCTGACCGGCTAA
- a CDS encoding YjiH family protein: MSEQLTAFASVSKGRALARLLGYSLIGLLIFFVPFEISGRSTILLDHAATALQSHARPLVITIAMLFMLYGALQPWFSGSWRGDLTRIVFSVLKVFGLLIGVAYLLRVGPEALYQPGMLPFLFDKLVLSLALIVPLGALALVFLIGFGLLELVGVLMQPVMRPIWRTPGKSAIDAVASFVGSYSVGLLITDRMYQQGHYSVREAAIIATGFSTVSAPFMVIIAKTLGLMDIWNLYFWSAMLVTFAVTAVSARIYPLSRLPTENRPEPQLQAGEGRIGSAWRAGLSQATNAPSLLRTLRETFVDGLRMTAAILPSILAVGLLGLLAAKYTPLFDALGVLFYPLTWLFGLNEPMQVARAISSGLAEMFLPAMLLKDADVLVKFVTAIVSVSSVLFLSASIPCVLATRIPLRLRDLLLVWLQRTFLSLLFSIPLGYLALYMGWL; encoded by the coding sequence ATGTCTGAACAGCTCACGGCATTCGCCAGCGTGTCCAAAGGCCGTGCCTTGGCGCGATTGCTTGGCTATAGCCTGATCGGTCTGCTGATCTTCTTTGTGCCGTTCGAAATCAGCGGCCGCTCGACCATCCTCCTCGATCATGCTGCTACGGCCTTACAGAGCCATGCACGGCCGCTGGTGATCACTATTGCCATGCTGTTTATGCTCTACGGCGCGCTGCAGCCCTGGTTCAGCGGCAGCTGGCGCGGCGACCTGACGCGCATCGTATTCAGCGTGCTCAAGGTGTTCGGTCTGCTGATCGGCGTGGCCTATCTGCTGCGGGTCGGGCCTGAGGCGCTGTATCAGCCGGGCATGTTGCCGTTTCTGTTCGACAAACTGGTGCTCAGCCTGGCGCTGATCGTGCCGCTGGGGGCGCTGGCTCTGGTATTTCTGATCGGCTTCGGCCTGCTCGAACTGGTCGGCGTGCTGATGCAGCCGGTGATGCGACCGATCTGGCGTACGCCGGGCAAGTCGGCCATCGATGCGGTGGCCTCGTTCGTGGGCAGCTACTCGGTGGGTTTGTTGATCACCGACCGCATGTACCAGCAGGGCCACTACAGCGTGCGTGAGGCAGCGATTATCGCCACCGGTTTCTCCACCGTGTCGGCGCCTTTTATGGTGATCATCGCCAAGACCCTCGGCCTGATGGACATCTGGAACCTGTATTTCTGGAGCGCGATGCTGGTGACCTTTGCCGTTACCGCCGTCAGCGCGCGCATCTACCCGCTGTCACGTCTGCCCACTGAAAACCGTCCCGAGCCGCAGTTGCAAGCAGGCGAAGGCCGTATCGGCAGCGCCTGGCGTGCCGGGCTGAGCCAGGCGACCAATGCGCCCTCGCTGCTCCGCACTTTGCGCGAGACCTTTGTCGATGGCCTGCGCATGACTGCAGCCATCCTGCCGAGCATTCTAGCCGTCGGCCTGCTTGGCTTGCTCGCCGCCAAATACACCCCGCTGTTCGATGCCCTGGGCGTGCTGTTCTACCCGCTGACCTGGCTGTTTGGCCTGAATGAGCCGATGCAGGTGGCCCGCGCCATTTCTTCCGGTCTGGCGGAGATGTTCCTGCCAGCCATGTTGCTGAAAGACGCCGACGTGCTGGTCAAGTTTGTCACCGCCATCGTTTCGGTGAGTAGCGTGTTGTTTCTCTCGGCCTCGATTCCCTGCGTGCTGGCCACGCGAATTCCCCTGCGTCTGCGCGACCTGTTGCTGGTTTGGCTGCAGCGCACGTTCTTAAGCCTGTTGTTCAGCATTCCGCTGGGCTACCTGGCGCTCTACATGGGCTGGCTGTAA
- a CDS encoding HutD family protein has translation MSIRIIDSSTARQLPWKNGKGVTLELAIAPPDAGLDDFDWRISSARVDSAGPFSHYPGIDRSLGLLSGAGLRLNLPEQVSLELDSHTPVVAFPGELDVQTKLLDGPVQDFNLMSRRSRWQHRLHYRELQGQQWLGSSAVLFIYCCSGAGLTCARADNAPISLSVGQGLLVQNEAGPWRLTNQGRSGLYLARLEPTSAGQEAIDRLGDNWL, from the coding sequence GTGAGCATCCGAATTATCGACAGCAGCACCGCCCGCCAACTGCCGTGGAAGAATGGCAAGGGCGTAACCCTGGAACTGGCCATCGCACCGCCGGACGCGGGCCTGGACGATTTCGACTGGCGTATCAGCAGTGCGCGGGTGGATAGCGCCGGCCCCTTCTCTCATTACCCCGGCATCGACCGCAGCCTGGGCCTGCTCAGCGGCGCGGGCCTGCGCCTGAATCTGCCCGAGCAGGTCAGCCTTGAGCTCGATAGCCACACCCCGGTGGTGGCCTTTCCCGGCGAGCTGGATGTGCAGACCAAACTGCTGGATGGTCCGGTGCAGGACTTCAATCTGATGAGCCGTCGCAGCCGCTGGCAGCACCGCCTGCACTACCGCGAGCTGCAGGGCCAGCAGTGGCTCGGCAGCAGCGCCGTGCTGTTTATCTACTGCTGCAGCGGCGCAGGCCTGACGTGCGCCAGGGCCGACAACGCCCCCATTAGCCTGAGCGTCGGGCAAGGCTTGCTGGTGCAAAACGAAGCCGGCCCCTGGCGGCTGACCAACCAAGGCCGCAGCGGCCTCTACCTGGCGCGACTGGAGCCGACCAGCGCCGGGCAGGAGGCCATTGATCGGCTAGGCGACAACTGGCTTTAG
- the hutI gene encoding imidazolonepropionase has product MPTSAPHLLWRELCLFDGLTTLAEPINLLVADGKVAGLWSTSTFPEAMAAGAVEAGRGGVMTPGLVDCHTHLVYAGSRAAEFEQRLEGASYAEIAKAGGGILSTVRATRAASEDELLAQSLPRLQALLDDGVTTLEIKSGYGLSTADELKMLRVARRLGELLPLRITTTLLGAHALPPEFAGDSDGYIALVCNEMIPAAVAEGLVDAVDVFCENIAFSPVQCELVFQAAQRHGLPIKVHAEQLSNQGASALAARYQGLSADHIEFLDEAGVQAMAAAGTVATLLPGAFYTLRETQLPPIALLRQYNVPMALASDANPGTSPICFPTLTLNQACTLFRLTPREALAGMTAHAARALGRPDLGRVEVGAPADLCLWDVQQPAELAYAVQPGRLRQRIFNGAISYRKEANRHAR; this is encoded by the coding sequence ATGCCCACGTCCGCCCCGCATCTGCTTTGGCGCGAGCTCTGCCTCTTTGATGGCCTGACAACGCTGGCTGAGCCGATCAATCTGCTGGTGGCGGATGGCAAGGTCGCGGGGTTGTGGTCAACCAGCACGTTTCCTGAAGCGATGGCAGCAGGCGCGGTTGAGGCCGGTCGTGGTGGGGTGATGACTCCGGGGCTGGTGGATTGCCACACGCACTTGGTATACGCCGGCAGCCGTGCAGCTGAGTTCGAGCAGCGCCTCGAAGGTGCCAGCTATGCCGAGATCGCCAAGGCCGGCGGCGGTATTCTCAGTACCGTGCGCGCCACCCGTGCTGCCAGCGAGGACGAGCTGCTGGCGCAGAGTCTGCCGCGTTTGCAGGCGCTGCTGGACGACGGTGTGACCACCCTGGAAATCAAATCCGGTTACGGCCTGAGCACCGCTGATGAATTGAAGATGCTGCGCGTCGCCCGTCGCCTGGGTGAGTTGCTGCCGCTGCGCATCACCACTACCTTGCTCGGCGCCCATGCCTTGCCGCCGGAGTTCGCCGGCGACAGCGACGGCTATATCGCCCTGGTGTGCAACGAGATGATCCCGGCGGCTGTTGCCGAAGGCCTGGTCGATGCGGTGGATGTGTTCTGCGAAAACATCGCCTTTAGTCCGGTGCAGTGCGAGTTGGTGTTCCAGGCTGCGCAACGCCACGGCCTGCCGATCAAGGTGCACGCCGAACAGCTGTCCAATCAGGGTGCGAGCGCCCTGGCCGCGCGTTATCAGGGCCTGTCGGCCGACCATATCGAGTTTCTCGACGAGGCCGGGGTGCAGGCCATGGCCGCCGCCGGCACCGTGGCCACCCTGTTGCCGGGGGCCTTTTACACCCTGCGTGAAACCCAGTTGCCGCCCATCGCGCTGCTGCGTCAGTACAACGTGCCGATGGCCCTGGCCAGCGATGCCAACCCCGGCACTTCGCCGATCTGTTTTCCGACCCTGACCCTTAATCAGGCCTGCACCCTGTTCCGTTTAACCCCGCGCGAAGCCCTGGCCGGTATGACCGCCCACGCTGCCCGCGCCCTTGGCCGCCCGGACCTGGGCCGAGTCGAGGTCGGCGCCCCTGCCGATCTGTGCCTGTGGGATGTGCAGCAACCCGCCGAGCTGGCTTATGCAGTACAGCCGGGCCGGCTGCGTCAGCGCATCTTCAACGGCGCCATTAGTTACCGCAAAGAGGCCAATCGCCATGCACGCTGA